Part of the Rosettibacter firmus genome, CTCTGGTTTCGATGGATTCCCGGATAGAGGTTTTGATCGTTCTCCAGGAGGTGGTCATCATAATTTTACATGGGATTATGATATTATTTCTCACAACGGAACCTTATCCAACCAATATTCTTTATACGGATTAAGACCGATTTCAACACATGATTTGATATTTCTTGGATGGATCAAATCAGATGAAATACAGGAAATTAGGAATACAGATTTGAGCGGCGTAAAACTTGCTGATGTTAACTATTCATTAACATCCCAACAAAAAGCAAATGGTTTTTATAGAACTGCAAAAGTAATGTTACATGAAAATTATATCGGTGACTTAGATGAGTATTTATTGATTGAATTTCATAATGCTACAGAATTCGATAAGAACTTTACCAACTATGATGAACCTTCCGGAGACAGGTATAATAAAGGAATTTTAGTATGGCATATTAAAGAAACTGTTAATCTTTTAGATTGGTTTTCTGATAATATGATTGATTTAGAACCAGCCGTTCCTTATAACGGATACTATAGTAACCCTGTACCAAACGACAGCTATCCTAGAAATTATACAAGAAGTTCGAATTATAACGGCATTTTATCTGGAGATTATGATTATCTCGATGATCTTAATATGATATGGTATTCACCTACGAGCAGATATGTTTTTGAGTACTTACCGGATGGCGGCAGGCATGTATGGGAAACAACCACATCTGGTCCTTATGGATGGTATCCATCCGATCCAAATTGGTTTTATCGACCAATAAGTATGAAATCCGATTTTTTCACTGACGCAACAGTAAAAGGAAGAGTTAACAATGTTTTAAATGCAATAACACGCCCCTCAACAAAAGACTGGGCTGGTAATCAAACCAACATTGCAGTTACAAATATTCAACGAGTTAGTGATTATATGACTTTTGATATTCGTCATAATGCCGTGTCTGGAACTGTTGCTCAAAATACTACAATAAGTGGCAATATCGTTGTCACTGGTAATTTAATAATTCCATCAGGTGTTACACTGACAATCTCTCCGAGTACAACACTACAATTCGATTCCGGTGTTACACTGGTAGTTAACGGCACATTAAATGCAGTCGGAAATTCTTCCAGTAGAATTACTTTTACGAATACCTCCGGGGCACTTGGAATGGAATTCAATTTAATTCTAGTTCAAGTGATAACGTTCAGTATTGTAATATTAATAATGCTACGATAGGTATCCAATGTAACAGCAGTTCGCCGACTATTCAATACAACAACTTGAACAATATTACACTTATTGGTATTTACCTTTATAATGCTTCTCCAAGTCTGCTGCGCAATACAATTCAAGGAAGTTCAGGCAGTTACGGTTATAACGGTATTCGATGCGAAGAATATTCCTCCCCATATATTGCGAAAAATACCATAAGATATTTTACTACAGGTATAAATAATTACCGTTATAGTTCACCGAAATTTTCTGAGTACGGTAGTGAAGGTAATAATAAAATAGTTAGAACAAATACAGCAATTTGTTGGTATTACTCCTCTCCACTTGTAGGACAAAACGGTTACCCGTGGGGCTACAACTACATTGACAGTTCTTCAACATACAATGTAGAAGCTGCATGGTATACTAATATTATGGCAGAAAATAACTGGTGGGGAACAGCAAGTCCTCCTTCTAATAAATTTAATGCTGTTGCAAATAGCAGTATTGATTATTACCCCTATTTAACAAGTCCTCCAGGTCTATCAATAAGAGAATCAGACCCTTATACTTCAACAGCAATGCCGGTATCATTGAAGATAGCAAGCGGTGTTACTTCTACTACTTCAAACGATTTGTCTTCAAATTCGTTATTTGATGATGAAGACATAAAGACGGCATTGCAATTTGAAATCGAACAAGAATATCAATCTGCATTTGATATTTACGAGAAGGTATTTAAGAAGGAATTAAATACTGCAAAAGGTAGATATGCCTTGGTAAGATTAGGTGATTGTTTCTTTAAGCTGAATAGAAAAGGTATTGATAAATACTTACCTGATATATCTGAGTCTTATAAAAGCTTAAAGAAAGATGAAATTTCAGTAATTGCACTCGATTTAATAAACCGCGAATTACTTACAAACAGAGAATATGAAAAAGTAGCAGAAAATATGAAGAAAATTAAAAATGAGTTCAGAATAAATTCAGAGATTGAAAAGAGTGCATTATATGGACTTATTTCATTGTATGTTAACTGTCTTGGTGATACAAAATCAGCTTCAAATTATTACGAAGAACTAAAACAAAAATTTCCTGAAGATAAATTGCTAACCGATAGTCAAATACTTCTAGGTAATCAGTATGATGCTTCTCTAAATGAAAAAATGGTAAATGATAATGTATCGACAAAACATGAAGAATTCGTTTTGACAACAAGTAATTATCCGAATCCATTCAACCCAACGACAACAATTAGCTATACGTTACCAGAGGACGGCAAAGTAAGCATAAAGATAATTGATATATTGGGGAGAGAAGTAACCACATTATATGATGGTTATAATACATCTGGGAAACACAGTGTAATATGGAATGCAAGAGATGTAGCAAGCGGAATTTATTTCTACAGCATTAATTTCAATAATCAGAAGTTCTATAAGAAGATATTGTTGATGAAATAATCTATAATTTATGATGGCAGAATTATTTTTAGTTCTGCCTTCTGATTTTAAGGATGTAAGTATAATAAGTTTTACAAGCCGACCGATTTAAGCTGTTCGGCATTTGTGTGGTTATGAAATTAGGTTTAGTTAGAGGCTCTTTGAGTTAAGTTAACAAAATGAATTAACAAATAATTATCAGTGTTGTTTTTCTCCCGCAGGGATTCCTTCGGGAAAAGCAACATTGCTGTGTTGAGTCGTTAGACTCCTGCAGAATCTAACGGACTGCGAGCGGTGACTTAAAAACAAAGTTGTTGCTGCTAAGTTAAGTAATAAGACTTGCTAAGAAAAAACTGAATAATTAAAAACTAATTTCTCAGTTCAATAAGCATTTATTTAATTACCATGCTCACATCTGTGGAAGAAATTAAGGATTGATAATGTAAAATCTTGGGTTCATTGCAAAAAAGTTTCAAAACATTAATGTTAATTAGTGGCTGAAAAATTTTTATTGACTATAGTGAAAAATAGATTTAAGTTGTAACCAGAAAGCAAAAGGAAATATTACTTGCTTAGAGGGCAGAAAAATATTTCACACAATTCAGTAAATCTTCATAAAGAAAAACACAAGCTGAAACTACTTGATTTGGTAAGAACCATACAAGAAATACTTGGACATAAAAGCGTAAAAACTACTATGATTTACACTCATGTTTTAAACAGAGGACCGGGAGTTAGAAGTCCGTTAGACTGAAATGAGTAAGGATGATATATATGCACAACCTATTTTTAAATATTGGGATTTTGAGAAGATTTGAGAATATTTGGCACGTAGTTATGCAGCTGCACGCATATCTATGTACCTTAAGTAATAAATTTGTGCAGTATAAGTAATAGTTATACGTTTAAGCAAAATGAAAAAATTATTATTCATTATATTATTGCCAATTATATCTTTTGCACAAGATAATCTTGCGACTGAAAGATGGAGTCCTCCAATAGAAATTAAAAGTATTATCTCATACTTCCCTAAAGGAGTTAATACTCCATATATCAATCCTGCGGGGAATATCTTGTATTTCGAATCAGAAGGACGGATTTATTTTATTGAAAAAAGTGATTCGAGTTGGTCGTCTCCTCATAATATTCAAATTGATGGAAGCAACCAATTTAGTTATCCCAAAATAGCACCAAGCAACAATAGATTATTTTTTGTTATTGAAAAAAATAGTCGAAAAAATCTCTTTTATATTGAAAGAGAAGATGAACATCACAATTGGAGTGATATTAGAAGTTGTGGTGATTATATAAATAATGATTCAATTTATATCGAAGATTATGTTCTTCAAAATGATACAACTATATTCCTTTCAATCGGATTCAGCATGTATTATTCAAAATATGAAAGGGCAATAAATAATTGGGGCCCATTAATTAAAAGCCCGGATTTTTATTATGATTTTTTCCCGGGTAATTTTGGAGGCACATTCATTAATCTCGATTATACAAAGGTTTATCATACAAGCTTATTTATGGTGGCAACCATAATTGACGGCCAAATGTATGATTTTCTAAAATTTAATTTGGTTGTAAGATACAAAGATTTCCAAAATCATTTTGGGCAAAGCTTTTTATTAAATATAAATGCTGATATAGATTCGGTATATGGTAAAAAAATACCAAATTATAATTACTTTGCCTTATCTCCTTCATTAACAAAAAACGGAAAGACATTATTCTTCGCTGTAAAATATGCAGATACGACAAGGATATATTATTCCAATATGATTGTTGATGAAAATGGAGAAATTGTGAATGTAGTGGAAAATATTAATAATACTATTCCCAGTACGTATTACTTATCGCAAAATTATCCGAATCCATTTAATTCTATTACAAAAATTAGATATGCAGTACCTAAGAGTAGCCATATTTCAATAAGAGTATTTGATATTCTTGGGAATGAAATAACCACATTAGTCGACCAGTTTAAAAATATTGGGAACTATGAAATTGAATTCAATGCTAATCATCTATCAAGTGGCGTTTACTTCTATCAACTAGTCGCTGAAAATAATGTTCTTACAAAAAAATTAATATTGATAAAATAAACGTATAACCCGCTTTTTCACCCGACCGCGTTTTTCCCATAGGGATTCCTTCGGAACATTGCGGCATTTTTCAAGTTTTCGGGTTAGGTAAAAGTTAAGCATTGCTTGTAACATTGTTCTATTAAATAAATTGTTAAAAATTATTGGCAGTAGCTTTTCAGTTCGTCATTGCTGTTCGGGGCGGACGGGTGAAAAGCCACGCCGTTATACTTACTAAAAATGGAGGTCGATATGAGGCAGCGTTCCTTTGCATAATAGAAAGAGGGTGTTAAATAAATAGACTTCGATTACTTTAATATTTTGGTGTTCACTTATAAGGAGGAAAAAATAATCAATGAAAAAAAATCGTTTAGTAGTACTTATCTTTTTCTTAACTAGCTTATTATATGCTCAAAAGGAAGAGCCCACATATAAATATTGGATGACTATTGGAGGTTGGATTAACAAAGATGTTAGTCTGAATTTCAATTATAATTTTTCTTTAGTCAACAACTTTTATAAAGTTGGATATTTCGTTAGGGGAGGCTTCTCTCAAAATCCGAGCGTAGGAGAGGATGGATATTTATTTAATTCTATCGATATCTCAATTGGCAAAAGGCTACAATCTGAATGGTTTCAGGCTTCTGTTTTTGGAGGTCCCTCTTATGTGTTCGGGAAAAAACGTGTTTCACCAAACGATACTGAGAAATATCATACAGTCGGCTTGGAAACAGATATACAATTATTGTTCAGAGCAGCAAATGAAATTGGAATAGGAATAGGTTTATACGGGAACTTGAATTTCATAAAGAATTTTGCAGGTATAAATATAAACCTAACCTTAGGTAATGGTAAATAACTTAACATGGGAGTGAAATGAAAAACAGTCAGTTATTCTTCGTATTATTTTTCTTGTCTTTGGGATTATGTTATCCACAGGTCACAATCAATAATATTCAAATTGCCTCAACAATAGTTTCAGTTGATGCATCTACACCAAATAATCCAAACTCTTATTCTTGGTCAGAAATTAGCAATACAAAACAAGGTGTTCATATAAGTGTAATACCGCCAGAAAAAGCAGAAATATATCTACAACAGAATAATGCGTGGATAAATTACAATACTTGGAACTGGGGCTTTATGGTAAGGCTCGAAGTTAGTTATGACGGTGGAAGGTGGCAAACAATTTTTTCTAATCAAACAAAAGATGCTACTGGTTGGATTCAATCTCCTTTTTCTACTTTAGGTTATCATACAATTTCGCTTAAATGGACTACTATGAGTTTATTAGTTTATAACCGTTCGTATGATGTTTATGTTGTTCCTCAAAGTCAGAAATTTTACAAAGATAATTATGGAAATACTATAACTACCTGGGAAGGCGGCAATCCAAACAAAGTCGTTCTAATTTCAGAAGGCTTTGATACTTATAATACAACATATTCTGAGTACTTAAGATATAAAGGGAAAGCTCTATTTGATCCATTTATTCAAGCGGGTTATAAAATCTATTTCCTGAATTATGCTTACAATAGTCAGGATATGCGAAATTCAGCTGCAATATATAATTCCGCATCACGTTATATCTCTACATTGAACTCCAATACGCAAATGATGGCTGCAGGTATTAGTATGGGTGGTGTTATTGTTCGTTATGCTTTAGCGAAAGCTGAGAATGACGGGAATCCATTGCCTTTTAATAAATTCGTATCAATAGATGCACCACAACAAAATGCTCTTTTTGCCCGTGACTTACAGGACTATATGAAAGAACAAGGTGTTTCTGGATTTCAAAAACATGGACTCGACAATGATGCGGCAAAACAATTACTGTCTTACAATACTTATGGAAATTTGCACACTTCTTTTTATAATGAACTTAATAGTTTAAATGGTGGAGCAGGGTACCCATCCTTAACCGAAAATATTGGAGTCGCTTTTTCAAATAATACAACAAATACAGGGGATGGAAGATGGATAGTCATTAATTATGAATCAATATTTGTTCCTGGGACATTTATCGTAAAATCATCATGGTTGGATGCTGAACTTAAGGTTCCTGGTTCCTAACTGCCCAAAACAACAGGTACTGCTAACCCTTCTCCTTATAATGTATTCTGGTTTTTTGCAGGTATGCTTGAAATTGAGAGAGATCCAAAATATAGTCCGACATTCATTCCATATAATAGTGCATTAGATATTGTAAATGGAAATTCGAGATTTAATACAACAATCCATGCCAATGGTAATTATTTCCATGATCAATTCCCTCCTGAAGTTGTTACTGCATTAATAACTAAATTTCTACCTCTTTCAGCGTCAATATCTGGTCCAACCTCTTTAGCAATTAATCAAAGTGGAAATTGGACAGCATCTGCATTAGGAGGAACTCCATCATATCATTATCAATGGTGGTACATGCACCCTTCAAATATGCTTCAATCATTCAGTATTATTAAACCTAATAATATTCCAGTAGATACTTGGTTTACATTAGGAACAGACAGTCCCACACTTTCAAGATATGATTCGCAGAATTTTAATCTCAAGTGTGTTGTTACGGATGCAACAAATACACAAGTTACTTCGAATATTATAAGTGTTATTGTTGGCAGTTCTTTGGCAAAAATATCGGGCACAGATAAAGAACAAGCAAATAATAAGTTAACTTTAGCTGAAGAACTCCCAACAGAGTATTCCATGGGAAATTATCCGAACCCGTTCAATCCAACAACTAAAATCAGTTTTGCAATTCCACAAGACAGTTATATTTCGTTGAAAGTTTTTGACGTACTTGGTCGAGAAGTTGCTGTATTGGCAAATCGAGTATTTTCAGCTGGTAGATATGAGGTTGATTTTAATGCAAGTAATCTTCCGAGTGGAACTTATATCTATAGTTTGAGAACGGATAATAAAATCATAACCAATAAGATGTTGCTCGTCAAATAATCAAATAGCTTTATATGAAGGCAGAATTAATTTTAGTTCTGCCTTCTGTTTATAAAGACGTAAGTATAACCCGTTTTCCAAGCCGACCGCTTTAAACTGCTCAGCATTTGTGTGGTTATGAAATTAGGTTTAGTTAGAGGCTCTTTGAGTTAAGTTAACAAAATGAATTAACAAATAATTATCAGTGCTGTTTTTTTCCCGCAGGGATTCCTTCGGGAAAAGCAACATTGCTGTGTTGAGTCGTTAAACTTCGTAAGAATCTAACGGACTGCAAGTGGTGACTTAAAAACAAAGTTGTTACTGCTAAGTTAAGTGAAAAAGACTTGCTAAGAAAATACTGAATAATTATTAAAAACTAATTTCTCTGTTCAATAAGCATTTATTTAGTTACCAAGAGCCTTATCTGTGGAAGAAATTAAGGATTGATAATGTAAAATCTTGGGTTCATTGCAAAAAAGTTTCAAAACATTAATGTTAATTAGTGGATGAAAAATTTTTATTGACTATAGTGAAAAATAAATTTAAGTTATAACCAGAAAGCAAAAGGAAATATTACTTGCTTAGAGGGCAGAAAAATATTTCACCAACTATCGTAAATCCTCAAACAGAAAATCAAAAAATGATTGATTATTCATATAAAATTATTTCTTATTTGATTAATGATAGAGAGCATTATTTAGGAAGTAAAGATATCATGTGTGAAATTAAAAATATTAATTAAAAATAAATAAAATGCTGTTGAACTTCTCCTCCTCTGACAGATATTATTTCAAAGAATAATATTTATTGGCGGTTTAAATAATAGTTAGTTGCTAATTTAGCAGAGGCGTTTATGAAAAAAATATTAGTAATCTTGGGTATACTTCTTTCTATTTCTCTGATTGAAAAAGTATATGCTTGCAGTTGCGAATGGTATGGCCCCTTTTTAAAAGTAGCTAAAGGTGCAGATCTCGTTGCTTTAGTAAAAATCAAAAGCTATGGTTCATTCTCTGGTGATATGCCAATGTCAATGGAGGTTGAAATAATAGAGCTTTTAAAGGGTGATGATACTAGAAAGACCGTTAAAGTATGGGGAGATACTGGATTACTTTGTCGGCCATATCTTAGGAGATTCCAAAGTGACAGTATTTGGGTATTGGCATTGTTCAAAAGTAGTGAAGGTTATTTTAGACATCCAGACGAAAGAGAAGGTGATTATAATATATCCATTTGTGGTGAATATTATTTGAAAATTAAAAACGATACTGTTATTGGTTTGATTGAAAATGTTAATTATAATGATCCGCCTCAATATATGAGTCTTACGAATTTCCTTACTTCAGCAAAGCAAATACTTACATCAGTCGAAGAAGAAATCCCATATTTCTTCGAACTGAGTCAAAACTATCCTAACCCGTTCAATCCAACAACAAAAATTAGTTTTTCAGTTCCTAAAGACAGTCATGTTTCGTTGAAGGTGTTTGACATACTTGGTCGAGAAGTAGCTGTGTTGGCAAATCGAGTATTTTTAGCTGGTAGATATGAGCTCGATTTTAATGCAAGTAATCTTCCAAGTGGTACTTACATATATAAATTAAGGACGGAAGATAAAACTATAACGAAGAAGATGTTGCTTATTAAATAAGGACATAGAATTGTTAAGAGGGCAGAATTAATTTTAGTTTTGCCTTCTATTATTGGACATAAGTTTAACCCATCAATCAATCGGATGGAGTTTTTATTTTGGCATTGTTCTCGTCTTTATATTTTGATTAATAAGTAAGAAATAAATAACTTAGACTCACCAAGTGTGTTTACGATCCGCTTTTAGTGTTTTTTTATATAAAGCGTCTTCGATATAAAAATATACTCACAAAAAAATTTTATTGATAAAATAATTCTTGACAAAAGAAATTCAAAAATATAAGTTGTTATTAAATTCAAAGATATTTTAAAAATTCTCTTCTGGGGAATCTTAAGTTTTAAAATTATTGAGGGAATTTTGAATAGAAGAGAAATTAAATCTAATTCACAAAAACTCAAATAAAATAATTACATAAATAAAACAGTTAGATGGTTAAATATTACCTAACTTGATATAAATTAGATTGATTTATGTATGTTTTTTGAAGACAGGATTTAAAATGGAATAATATCTTTGAGCACTATACCATCCTTAAAGTTGATCTTTAAGTGCAAAATAAATAACAACAATATTTCTATAATGTACAGATTGAATTTTTTATTGCTCCTTATTCCTTTTCTTGTAATTGACAATTTTGGTCAAACATCAAGAAATAGCTTTGAATTTGAGAGTGTTCTGGTTTTCCCAAAAATTGTTACACGTTCATGGAATAATGCTGGAATTGAACTTCCTGCAAAAACTTCTTATACACCATCATTAGCAGTTTCATTCATGTATAATATTAAGACTGATTTAAGGAAAAAATATTTTTTTAATATTTCACCTGGTATAATTCTGGGAGAAAAATATTATTCTGGATTTCTACTGGGTTTTAATTTCCAAAAATATATTTATGATTTATGGTTTATAAATTTTGGTTTTCTTGGTAAGTTAACCCTGGCACAAGAAGGAGGTCATAATTATAATGATGCCGAATTTTTTAGGTCGACAATATTTTTTCGTTTAGGTAATTATATAAATAAAAGTATAGCTGTGAATATTAATTATACAATTCCATTAAATAATAATATTTATGGAAAAAGCTATAGTCATGGTTATGGTTTGAGTAATGATGTTGCTTCAACAATTTATTTACGTTATATGATATCATTTGGAATTGAAATAACAAGATAAAGTAAGTTTAATCAACAAATTTGCACGAGCGTTGGTTTAAGAGCGGCACTTGTTAATTTGGTTAGAAAATAAAAGAAGGAAATTAAACAAAGGTTCAAGGTAAACAATGTTTATAATAATTATTGCCAATGTACTTTAATTAAGCAAAACTATACCATCAGGGGTAATTAAATTTTATATTTTTAATTAAATAGTAAATCTTGTGAAAAGATTAATAATATTATTTTATTTGTTATCTCTTGTTAACATATTCAGTCAAGAGATATATTTTTCACGAGATACTTTGAGAATCGATAACGTAAATTATCGAGATAGTATTGTAATATATAATAGAGGACTATCCTTATTAAGAATCGATTCAATAAAATGTATTAACACAAATTATGCTCTGAGTTTTGTTTCGAGCAATCAATCATATGGGTGGAAAACACTCGAAGAATATTCAAATCCAGATAATGCGATTGAAATTTTACCAGATGATTCTATTAAATTACGTTTGAGTATTGCATATATTTTAGTAAAGCAAATGAAAGCCAGTTATGACCAGATAGATACAATGTATTTCTACAATAATTCAATAAACTCGCCAATTAAAACAGTAAAAATTACGAATAAGTTTGTAATGGGTAGTGTTGAAGACGAAACAGTTCCAGTTGAATTTAGTTTGTCACAAAATTATCCGAATCCATTTAATTCCAGTACAAAGATTTCATTTTCATTAAAGAGAGGTTCGCATATAGTTCTAACCGTTTACGATGCGATGGGTAAGAAAATAAAAGAGCTAATTCGTGGATATTTAAATGCTGGCAACTATGATGTAATATTTGATGAACACAAATTATCAAGTGGTATTTATTTCTATCGTTTACTGGTTGATTCAAAAAGTACGACAAGGAAAATGTTACTTTTAAAATAAACTCATATAATCATGCAAAATCATAGCAACAGCTATTAAGGTTGCTATATTTTAATGATATGTTATATTGCAAAGACAAGTTGTTCTTTAAGTATGGTTCAAAGAATAATATGATGAATAAATTATTGTCATTAGTTTTAGAGCTGAATTATTTTATAGTGCGAAGATCAGCTGTAGTCCAGTGGACTTTTATTAGTAGCGGTTAATAGTATCACACTTAATACATTAAAACAATAGATAAGATAAACATACATTTATAAACATGACTTTTTTTGCAGTAAGTTTCACATTTCAATTTTTTAAAAATGCATAAAGAAAAAAGATTTAAAAGAAATTTTATTGATTATTTTAATAAATAATTTTATGATATAATTAGTTAAACAAAGAAATATTACTTGCAGAGAGGGAAAAGAAATATTTCTTTAACTTTTGGGTTTTATAAAATAGAAAATCACGAGTCAAAAAACCGATAAATTGTAATTCATTAAAAACATAAATGTTTTATATAATTTTTTTGAATTGGAGTTTTAGCATTTATTAATATATTTCCAAACCTTTCAGAATATTATTGCTAAATAAATATTGCTGCACAGAACTAGTATTGGTTTGCATAAATTATGGGTAAATCAAAAAACTATTTAGAAGATGGACTTATTTCAGATGAAAAGTTAAAGAATTCATTTTATAATTTTTTATATGAAAAACATTTTGATTGGGCTATAGTTATTGCAGCGTTTATTGCACCTCTTCCGTATCTATCAAGCAAATATTATTGGATTCTAATTTTAAAAGTCATAATCTTTTCTTTGCTGGTTTATTTTATATTTAGATATATAATAAACTGGAAAATGTTGCAATTATATTATAAGAAATATGAAAAAGCTAATGAACTAGTAGAATCTTTTATTGATAAAGAAAAATTAAAGAATAAAGAATTTGATAAATATTATGAATTCAATAAGGAATTTATTTTGGAACTTAGAAGTTTAGCCAACTCATTTCAAGAAAATAAAGATAACTCTACATTTCAAGATTTTATTCAAAACCATCCAGAAAAAGTCAAACCATTGGTAGACTTGCTAAACGAAGATTTAAGTCTAACAAAAACTTTTTTCGGCGTTACTATGAATATGTTAATCAATATTATTCATTTAAGAGAAATACCAAGAAACGAATTAAAAAATTATAGAAGATTTTTAATTATAATTTTATTGCTCTTTTTATTTTTTTTAATTTATACAATAGAAATGAGTTTTATATAATATTGAAAATAGAATCTAATAAACGCCTAGGCTCAAATTGATCTATTGGTATAATAGACTATTTTTTATCGGAGGATTTAAAACTTTTCAAATTATGTCTTAGTTTATTGTTATTCTTTAGAATGATTTTATTTATAAATAATTTCTGTTTATATAGAAATGGTGATAGAATCGAAAAAATTTCGATTGCCCGCCCATTCGTTATTAAAAAACTTTCTACAATTCCACCTCCTGAAAATGAAGATAAATTATTTCAATTGCTCGATAAGTTTAAGGACTTCCCCACTTTTGAGTTTATTATTAAATCAATGTTCTCTCAAACTTTCCAGTAAATAGGGATAAGTTCAGTTAATGTAGTCTTTTGGAGTTAAAGTAAAATAAATTGGATTTGCAAATCAACAAAAGATTGACCGAAGAATTCAATCTTGTAGTAATGAAAATATTATTCTGATCATAACGAAGGATGACAATACTTATCAAATAAAGTTGCTTCACTTAATACATATTAATAAAAGTAAAAATATTCTTTGCCTTTTTATTTAATTTGATCAGCTAATAAATAGGTTTTCATTAATTTTCATTTAAGCAAAATTTTTTATACATTTTGCACCCAAAAATTGGAGATTTAAAATGGCAAAACAACAG contains:
- a CDS encoding T9SS type A sorting domain-containing protein — protein: MAENNWWGTASPPSNKFNAVANSSIDYYPYLTSPPGLSIRESDPYTSTAMPVSLKIASGVTSTTSNDLSSNSLFDDEDIKTALQFEIEQEYQSAFDIYEKVFKKELNTAKGRYALVRLGDCFFKLNRKGIDKYLPDISESYKSLKKDEISVIALDLINRELLTNREYEKVAENMKKIKNEFRINSEIEKSALYGLISLYVNCLGDTKSASNYYEELKQKFPEDKLLTDSQILLGNQYDASLNEKMVNDNVSTKHEEFVLTTSNYPNPFNPTTTISYTLPEDGKVSIKIIDILGREVTTLYDGYNTSGKHSVIWNARDVASGIYFYSINFNNQKFYKKILLMK
- a CDS encoding T9SS type A sorting domain-containing protein; this encodes MKKLLFIILLPIISFAQDNLATERWSPPIEIKSIISYFPKGVNTPYINPAGNILYFESEGRIYFIEKSDSSWSSPHNIQIDGSNQFSYPKIAPSNNRLFFVIEKNSRKNLFYIEREDEHHNWSDIRSCGDYINNDSIYIEDYVLQNDTTIFLSIGFSMYYSKYERAINNWGPLIKSPDFYYDFFPGNFGGTFINLDYTKVYHTSLFMVATIIDGQMYDFLKFNLVVRYKDFQNHFGQSFLLNINADIDSVYGKKIPNYNYFALSPSLTKNGKTLFFAVKYADTTRIYYSNMIVDENGEIVNVVENINNTIPSTYYLSQNYPNPFNSITKIRYAVPKSSHISIRVFDILGNEITTLVDQFKNIGNYEIEFNANHLSSGVYFYQLVAENNVLTKKLILIK
- a CDS encoding T9SS type A sorting domain-containing protein — translated: MLEIERDPKYSPTFIPYNSALDIVNGNSRFNTTIHANGNYFHDQFPPEVVTALITKFLPLSASISGPTSLAINQSGNWTASALGGTPSYHYQWWYMHPSNMLQSFSIIKPNNIPVDTWFTLGTDSPTLSRYDSQNFNLKCVVTDATNTQVTSNIISVIVGSSLAKISGTDKEQANNKLTLAEELPTEYSMGNYPNPFNPTTKISFAIPQDSYISLKVFDVLGREVAVLANRVFSAGRYEVDFNASNLPSGTYIYSLRTDNKIITNKMLLVK
- a CDS encoding T9SS type A sorting domain-containing protein, whose translation is MKKILVILGILLSISLIEKVYACSCEWYGPFLKVAKGADLVALVKIKSYGSFSGDMPMSMEVEIIELLKGDDTRKTVKVWGDTGLLCRPYLRRFQSDSIWVLALFKSSEGYFRHPDEREGDYNISICGEYYLKIKNDTVIGLIENVNYNDPPQYMSLTNFLTSAKQILTSVEEEIPYFFELSQNYPNPFNPTTKISFSVPKDSHVSLKVFDILGREVAVLANRVFLAGRYELDFNASNLPSGTYIYKLRTEDKTITKKMLLIK
- a CDS encoding T9SS type A sorting domain-containing protein, which gives rise to MRIDNVNYRDSIVIYNRGLSLLRIDSIKCINTNYALSFVSSNQSYGWKTLEEYSNPDNAIEILPDDSIKLRLSIAYILVKQMKASYDQIDTMYFYNNSINSPIKTVKITNKFVMGSVEDETVPVEFSLSQNYPNPFNSSTKISFSLKRGSHIVLTVYDAMGKKIKELIRGYLNAGNYDVIFDEHKLSSGIYFYRLLVDSKSTTRKMLLLK